In Dromiciops gliroides isolate mDroGli1 chromosome 4, mDroGli1.pri, whole genome shotgun sequence, one DNA window encodes the following:
- the LOC122755328 gene encoding LOW QUALITY PROTEIN: G-protein coupled receptor 35-like (The sequence of the model RefSeq protein was modified relative to this genomic sequence to represent the inferred CDS: deleted 1 base in 1 codon; substituted 1 base at 1 genomic stop codon) has product MAGDSIKGAVFRPGKLQGRQGHREGQXLAHGHTAGQCGRDLFCLEKPAGLQPLGVQMNRSNCSTERSDVFQTATILYLSVILALGTVLNTLALWVFGCRMKRWTETRVYMANLAGADCCLLLSLPMVLYTMGRDHSEDFLCRVSQSIYLINNYMSICIIMAIAVDRYAAIRHPLRARMWRSPRQAAWTCALLWLLVICLVSLPASWKQGGQNFCFGKSQTRGSSAIVISLVLFFIPLVVLVFCSVRVLQSLVRKKAQVAAQDRRLVHKALRVVSANLLIFLVCFGPQHVALLAKLITEYVGAPCPVVQHIIIFIRVASRLANANCCLDAMGYYFVAQEFQEEVGVFLGMPKFFQNCTPSSPGADHYTLHPKGGKIEAALESSQSLP; this is encoded by the exons aggCAAGGGCACAGAGAgggacagtgacttgcccatggccatacAGCAGGTCAGTGTGGGAG GGATCTTTTCTGCCTGGAGAAGCCTGCGGGACTTCAGCCCTTGGGGGTCCAGATGAATCGTTCCAACTGCAGTACAGAGAGGAGCGATGTCTTCCAGACTGCCACCATACTTTATTTGTCTGTCATCCTGGCCCTGGGGACTGTCCTCAACACCCTGGCCCTGTGGGTGTTCGGGTGCCGGATGAAGAGGTGGACAGAAACCCGAGTGTACATGGCCAACCTGGCTGGGGCTGACTGCTGCCTGCTGCTGAGCCTCCCCATGGTCTTATACACGATGGGCAGGGACCACTCAGAGGACTTCCTGTGCAGGGTCTCCCAGAGCATCTACCTGATCAACAATTACATGAGCATCTGCATCATCATGGCCATCGCCGTGGATCGCTATGCCGCCATCCGGCATCCTCTGCGGGCCAGGATGTGGCGCTCCCCCCGTCAGGCTGCTTGGACCTGTGCCCTTCTCTGGCTGCTGGTCATCTGCCTGGTCTCCTTGCCTGCCTCCTGGAAGCAAGGCGGCCAGAACTTTTGCTTTGGGAAGAGTCAGACTCGGGGCTCGTCAGCCATTGTCATCTCCTTGGTCCTGTTCTTCATCCCCCTTGTGGTGCTTGTTTTCTGTTCTGTGCGGGTGCTCCAGAGTCTGGTCAGGAAAAAGGCCCAGGTGGCAGCCCAGGACAGGAGGCTGGTCCACAAAGCCCTCCGAGTGGTTTCTGCCAACCTGCTCATCTTCCTGGTCTGCTTTGGGCCGCAGCATGTGGCTCTGCTGGCCAAGCTCATCACTGAGTATGTGGGGGCCCCCTGCCCTGTTGTTCAGCACATAATCATTTTTATCAGGGTGGCCTCCCGTCTTGCCAATGCCAACTGCTGTTTGGATGCCATGGGCTATTACTTTGTAGCTCAGGAGTTCCAGGAAGAAGTAGGGGTGTTCCTAGGGATGCCCAAGTTCTTCCAGAACTGTACTCCAAGCAGTCCAGGTGCTGACCAC TACACCCTACACCCCAAGGGAGGAAAAATAGAGGCAGCCTTAGAGAGTTCCCAA